A genomic stretch from Thermoplasma sp. Kam2015 includes:
- a CDS encoding inorganic diphosphatase — protein MDSLYHSVPVGPKPPDEVYTIVEIPRGSRVKYEIAKEFPGMLVDRVLYSSVVYPVDYGLIPRTLYYDGDPMDVMILISQPTFPGAIMKVRPIGMMKMLDQGETDNKILAVFDKDPNVSNIKDIKDVNAHLLDEIANFFSTYKLLEKKETKVLGWEGKDAALKEIQVSMKMYEEKYGKKD, from the coding sequence ATGGACAGTTTATATCATTCGGTACCAGTGGGTCCAAAGCCACCAGATGAAGTATATACAATCGTGGAGATCCCGAGGGGAAGCAGGGTAAAATACGAGATAGCTAAGGAATTCCCAGGCATGCTCGTCGATAGGGTTCTCTATTCATCTGTTGTGTATCCCGTGGACTACGGCCTGATTCCCAGAACCCTGTATTACGATGGCGATCCTATGGACGTCATGATTCTGATATCGCAGCCAACATTTCCGGGTGCCATCATGAAGGTCAGGCCTATTGGTATGATGAAGATGCTAGATCAGGGTGAGACAGATAATAAGATACTGGCTGTCTTCGATAAGGATCCGAACGTGAGCAATATAAAGGACATTAAGGATGTGAATGCACATCTTCTGGATGAGATCGCCAATTTCTTCTCCACGTATAAGCTTCTTGAGAAGAAGGAGACCAAGGTTCTGGGCTGGGAAGGAAAGGACGCGGCGCTGAAGGAAATACAGGTATCAATGAAGATGTACGAGGAGAAGTACGGAAAGAAGGATTAG
- a CDS encoding lipopolysaccharide assembly protein LapB has product MEKALSLKEIPDFIISSIQKSSSSYVLVGDSFIGKKDILEILLKSLEKLDYFVVSEAAPPIGELYRNQTVNAIMDKLTSRTESRDRNEIIREFDEFVKNNRKRIVVAVYGMERLTIESKNILLYMCRATRNRNITFIGTYSTDDAEDYDRFINFIASEDYINILKIEKPGLDDIVFLTKKMGYKLPENFVKEIARITNFNMDNFRYALRYYKDLGLINEKNEINEVSFRYFPVPPTTEIYYERVLRNLTELQRTMIQIMAVAGRDLTLDDLSTLLGKPKSDLLEMMKSLEASGMIRFVNGVVRYDNDKIKQTVMRNISESEKEYIIQRMYETDFFRSLNEAQKIHILRQGGRLNDIMKIIEQTGEKIVDMYGSIDEAIEDLEFVFGKDSKSPAAYVLCHAYYRKGELERALECYNAYDHDSLTVVMDVSSILISKGEYDRASELLDSLSGKLNDERDEISLKYKKASILYRRGDYDAATDLLQDVLIRSRKMGLKDMEAGALNLLGGIDMAEYRYDDALKKYGEALEINRTIGNYSEVARNLNNISLIDVYTGKYDQAISTLKELIEQTYTTGDLISRLYAVYNLSEIYYVIGHQEYAEGYIPLMLRILDVTGEKRVAYHIHRFLALYYTGLLDFKLARKYAMLAAEEGANEEQSSMARIFTQIISSIADGGSEVSEQEIERNVYRDDYASTFYIAISYYFYLKGNGDLAMKYMEKADQAAYHMNIPYEIVNASFHRALMYLFTDNIEEFRMYFDKMPKPPTNIEYYDACYSIFGNIRSENYDGIVSSRYRIIEEDHLHGSLKSMLPVLLNAFALYRFAGKDEDLRHIISVTPEPFVEPLKRLTRYSQTQ; this is encoded by the coding sequence ATGGAGAAAGCGCTATCGCTCAAGGAGATTCCTGATTTTATCATATCAAGCATTCAGAAAAGCTCATCTTCATATGTGCTGGTTGGGGATAGCTTCATAGGGAAAAAGGATATTCTGGAGATACTGCTGAAATCTCTGGAGAAGCTCGATTACTTTGTTGTCTCCGAGGCTGCCCCTCCCATCGGAGAGCTTTACAGGAATCAGACCGTGAACGCTATAATGGATAAGTTGACATCAAGGACTGAGAGCAGAGATAGGAATGAAATAATAAGGGAATTTGATGAATTCGTCAAGAACAACAGGAAGAGGATCGTGGTTGCGGTATACGGAATGGAGAGGCTCACCATAGAATCGAAGAACATACTGCTCTATATGTGCAGAGCAACGCGGAACAGGAACATAACCTTCATAGGAACGTACAGTACGGATGATGCTGAAGATTATGATAGATTCATAAATTTTATAGCTAGTGAGGATTACATAAATATACTGAAGATAGAGAAACCCGGCCTTGATGATATAGTATTTTTGACTAAGAAGATGGGTTACAAGCTGCCGGAGAATTTCGTAAAAGAGATTGCCAGAATAACAAACTTCAACATGGATAATTTTCGCTATGCTCTGAGATATTATAAGGATCTTGGGCTAATAAACGAGAAAAACGAAATAAATGAGGTATCCTTCCGCTACTTTCCGGTTCCACCCACTACGGAGATCTACTATGAACGCGTTCTCAGGAATCTGACGGAACTTCAGAGAACTATGATACAGATAATGGCTGTGGCTGGAAGGGATCTCACTCTAGATGATCTCTCCACGCTTCTAGGCAAGCCGAAGTCAGATCTGCTTGAGATGATGAAGAGCCTTGAGGCGTCTGGCATGATAAGATTCGTCAATGGAGTTGTGAGGTATGATAATGATAAGATCAAGCAAACGGTGATGCGAAATATATCAGAATCAGAAAAAGAATACATAATACAGAGGATGTATGAGACGGATTTCTTCAGATCTCTCAATGAGGCCCAGAAGATACACATATTGAGACAGGGAGGGCGCCTGAACGACATAATGAAGATCATAGAGCAGACTGGAGAAAAGATAGTGGATATGTACGGTTCGATAGATGAGGCGATAGAGGATCTGGAGTTCGTCTTCGGGAAAGACAGCAAATCACCGGCAGCATATGTTCTGTGCCATGCCTATTACAGAAAGGGGGAGCTGGAAAGAGCCCTGGAATGCTACAATGCATACGATCACGACAGCCTCACCGTGGTCATGGATGTATCCAGTATTCTGATATCGAAGGGCGAATATGATAGAGCCAGCGAGCTACTTGATAGCCTCTCTGGAAAGCTCAATGATGAGAGGGACGAAATATCGCTCAAATACAAGAAGGCATCCATACTTTACAGAAGGGGGGACTATGATGCCGCAACGGATCTTCTCCAGGATGTTCTGATCAGGTCGAGGAAGATGGGCCTGAAGGACATGGAGGCAGGAGCCCTGAACCTGCTCGGCGGTATAGACATGGCGGAGTACAGATACGATGATGCCCTGAAGAAATATGGTGAGGCCCTGGAGATAAACAGGACCATTGGCAACTACTCCGAGGTGGCAAGGAACCTAAACAACATATCTCTCATAGATGTGTATACGGGCAAGTATGATCAGGCAATAAGCACCCTCAAAGAGCTGATCGAACAAACCTACACCACTGGGGATCTGATATCCAGACTATACGCTGTGTACAATCTCTCCGAGATATACTACGTAATTGGCCATCAGGAGTATGCGGAGGGGTATATACCGCTCATGCTGAGAATACTGGATGTCACCGGTGAAAAACGTGTTGCCTATCACATACACAGGTTCCTTGCACTCTATTACACAGGTCTGCTGGACTTCAAACTGGCAAGGAAGTATGCCATGCTCGCAGCTGAAGAGGGTGCAAATGAAGAACAGTCTTCTATGGCCAGGATATTCACGCAGATAATATCGAGCATTGCAGATGGCGGATCAGAGGTATCTGAACAGGAGATAGAGAGAAATGTGTACAGAGATGATTATGCCAGCACATTTTATATAGCAATCTCCTACTATTTCTATCTGAAGGGCAATGGCGATCTGGCCATGAAGTATATGGAAAAGGCTGATCAGGCAGCATACCATATGAACATTCCATATGAGATAGTGAATGCATCGTTCCACAGGGCGTTAATGTACCTGTTCACAGATAATATTGAGGAATTCAGAATGTACTTCGATAAGATGCCAAAGCCTCCAACAAATATCGAATACTATGATGCGTGCTATTCTATATTCGGCAATATACGCAGCGAGAACTATGACGGCATAGTGTCTTCAAGGTACAGAATAATCGAGGAGGATCATCTCCACGGATCTCTGAAATCCATGCTTCCAGTGCTTCTGAATGCATTTGCGCTTTACAGATTTGCCGGCAAGGATGAAGATCTAAGGCACATAATCAGCGTAACGCCTGAACCGTTTGTGGAACCTCTGAAGAGGTTAACACGTTATTCTCAGACTCAATGA
- a CDS encoding dihydroorotate dehydrogenase electron transfer subunit, with product MNRITVERVKDEAKNVRTLFFRWDQKISAGQFVMVWLPGLGEIPMSLSYIGSLKGITVKAYGKTSQAMIELQPGNEFFIRGPYGNGFQVESGRKLLIGGGSGIASLLPIADSETDAIISAKTRDEIIFADRFPDSRLFLATDDGSAGFHGFPHDLLDRMDLSVYRKIYVCGPEQMLYRVMLKLKDRQVDAEFSLERTMKCGIGICDSCSVGGLQVCKQGPVFSIEQLRDNPEFGIYRTTYSGKRISLNMK from the coding sequence ATGAACAGAATCACCGTGGAAAGGGTAAAAGACGAGGCGAAGAACGTAAGAACCTTGTTCTTCAGATGGGATCAGAAGATTTCGGCAGGGCAGTTTGTGATGGTATGGCTGCCTGGACTCGGTGAAATACCGATGTCTCTCTCATACATAGGTTCTCTGAAAGGTATAACCGTGAAGGCTTATGGAAAGACGTCTCAGGCGATGATAGAACTTCAGCCAGGAAATGAGTTCTTCATACGTGGTCCATATGGAAACGGGTTCCAGGTCGAGTCTGGCAGGAAACTTCTAATAGGCGGTGGTTCCGGAATTGCATCGCTTCTTCCCATAGCAGATTCAGAGACGGATGCCATAATCTCTGCGAAAACCCGTGATGAGATCATATTCGCAGACCGTTTTCCTGATAGCAGACTGTTCCTTGCGACGGATGATGGCAGCGCCGGTTTCCATGGTTTCCCCCACGATCTCCTGGATCGCATGGATCTGTCCGTGTACAGGAAGATCTATGTGTGCGGACCTGAACAGATGCTTTACAGGGTTATGCTGAAACTCAAGGATAGACAAGTCGATGCTGAGTTCTCTCTTGAACGAACAATGAAATGCGGTATTGGCATATGCGATTCGTGTTCAGTTGGTGGCCTTCAGGTCTGCAAACAGGGACCCGTATTCAGCATAGAACAGCTCAGGGATAATCCGGAGTTCGGAATTTACAGAACCACATATTCTGGAAAGAGAATAAGCCTCAATATGAAATGA
- a CDS encoding dihydroorotate dehydrogenase: MADLSTSVAGIRLENPLMLASGILDENGYTMLDVMKNGAAAVVTKSIGNEERNGYSTPIIVEYGDSLINAVGLSNPGIDSFAEEIRIAKRAGKPVIGSIFASDADGFTSLGLKMQEYGCDAVELNLSCPHVKGFGLEVGSDPDLVEDIVDEIKSKLKIPVFAKLSPNVSNILDIAKAAEKADAYVLINTVKSMKIDIRARSPVLTNIYGGLSGPAIKPVGIRYVYEVKKETGKEIIGVGGIASFEDAVEYIMAGASAVQIGTALYTRGKGIFRDIISQMNTFMDDEGFGRISDMVGVAIR; the protein is encoded by the coding sequence ATGGCAGATCTATCCACCTCTGTAGCGGGCATTAGGCTTGAAAACCCCCTCATGCTGGCATCGGGTATACTTGATGAAAACGGATACACCATGCTAGATGTGATGAAAAATGGTGCCGCGGCCGTAGTCACAAAATCCATCGGGAATGAGGAAAGAAATGGATATTCCACTCCCATAATAGTAGAATATGGAGATAGCCTGATCAATGCGGTTGGCCTATCAAATCCCGGTATAGACAGTTTTGCCGAAGAGATCAGAATAGCAAAACGAGCGGGGAAGCCTGTGATAGGAAGCATATTTGCATCGGATGCAGATGGCTTCACATCCCTTGGATTGAAAATGCAGGAGTATGGCTGTGATGCGGTCGAACTCAATCTCAGCTGTCCGCATGTTAAAGGTTTTGGCCTTGAGGTCGGATCCGATCCTGACCTAGTTGAGGATATAGTTGATGAAATTAAATCAAAGTTGAAGATTCCAGTGTTCGCAAAGCTCAGCCCAAACGTATCAAACATACTTGATATTGCTAAGGCCGCAGAGAAAGCCGATGCGTATGTGCTCATAAATACCGTAAAGTCCATGAAGATCGATATAAGGGCAAGATCACCCGTTCTGACGAATATTTACGGTGGGCTATCCGGACCGGCCATAAAGCCTGTGGGCATAAGATATGTGTATGAAGTCAAGAAGGAAACTGGAAAGGAGATAATAGGCGTTGGAGGTATAGCCAGCTTTGAAGATGCAGTTGAATATATAATGGCAGGTGCTTCGGCCGTGCAGATCGGCACGGCACTTTACACAAGGGGCAAAGGAATATTCAGGGATATTATATCGCAGATGAACACGTTCATGGATGACGAGGGCTTTGGTAGAATATCCGATATGGTGGGGGTAGCGATAAGATGA
- a CDS encoding MFS transporter, whose translation MPKFSRSAVLSILLILAVTFTMRMTTNMLMTSIPVLAKFTLLASTFLTALPVVMYAVTGLLANLFLNGRIRASRIAISIAASLFVMALSLPLFYLAQNIWEVAAIAAVDGLSMGLVPPLLLTMISLAYEDIRDNVLGFYTSALSISLIAGTFMQGFLLSSISVSVRDLFLYFFPVPLISAFLMLILAAKIKIDDGGQRRNISTSTIIRTIPRLFRNRGFNFGFYGNLTYSFPFVIIMTYGSLIAKYYSGLSPAMFFYALTSFFFVSMITRLSMSFRPPENRYRLMFVSLAFTIAGFVALTLSRNPYEFVISMILLGFPHGSIYPIATMSVSSSVQKSEISIAFATFNIIFNILNLALPAAFGYIAQIATIRIAMLVMIAPMAYISYESIRNGIAIRRQRSVITAD comes from the coding sequence ATGCCTAAATTCTCACGATCTGCTGTATTGTCAATATTGCTGATACTTGCGGTTACGTTCACCATGAGGATGACAACGAACATGCTTATGACGTCTATCCCCGTACTGGCGAAGTTCACGCTGTTGGCATCCACATTCCTCACGGCGTTGCCTGTGGTGATGTACGCAGTGACAGGTCTGCTGGCAAACCTGTTCCTCAACGGTAGGATACGGGCCTCAAGAATAGCCATATCTATAGCGGCATCGCTTTTCGTTATGGCGCTTTCTCTTCCCCTGTTCTATTTGGCTCAGAATATATGGGAGGTTGCCGCGATAGCTGCTGTGGACGGACTATCAATGGGTCTCGTTCCGCCGCTGCTGCTCACGATGATATCGCTTGCATACGAGGATATAAGGGATAACGTTCTTGGCTTTTACACCTCCGCTCTCTCCATAAGCCTGATCGCAGGTACCTTCATGCAGGGATTTCTGCTCTCTTCGATATCGGTTTCAGTTCGTGATCTCTTTCTCTACTTCTTCCCGGTTCCCCTAATTTCGGCCTTCCTTATGCTGATACTTGCGGCGAAGATCAAGATCGATGATGGAGGCCAGAGGAGAAACATATCAACATCGACCATAATAAGGACGATACCCCGATTGTTCAGGAATCGCGGATTCAATTTCGGGTTCTATGGCAATCTGACCTATTCTTTTCCCTTTGTTATAATTATGACCTATGGCAGCCTCATAGCGAAATACTATTCCGGTCTATCGCCAGCCATGTTCTTCTATGCCCTGACATCGTTTTTCTTTGTATCCATGATTACGAGGCTCTCCATGTCATTCCGCCCACCTGAGAATCGCTACAGGCTCATGTTCGTGTCGCTGGCCTTCACCATAGCAGGCTTTGTTGCTCTGACACTGAGCCGCAATCCATACGAATTCGTAATCTCCATGATACTGCTCGGATTCCCGCACGGTTCCATCTATCCAATAGCGACAATGAGCGTGTCCTCATCGGTGCAGAAATCAGAAATATCTATAGCGTTTGCCACGTTCAACATAATATTCAACATACTTAATCTTGCACTCCCTGCTGCATTCGGCTACATAGCCCAGATAGCAACGATCCGCATTGCCATGCTAGTCATGATAGCACCTATGGCCTATATCTCCTATGAATCCATAAGAAACGGGATCGCCATAAGGAGACAGCGATCGGTGATCACGGCCGATTGA
- a CDS encoding Holliday junction resolvase-like protein produces the protein MNALLLLGALSSILILIILILYFELQSLRKKLLAKEFQIQETLQRASSTFSEAMAMREEAQRMKEDLERRVDEARRESVQKSKEVVAGKVTEQLAPFFPNFKYNPRDVRFIGTPIDLVVFNGLDSGKVESIVFMEIKTGNSRMTERERSVKEAIDASRVSFEILRIDSTLDQVE, from the coding sequence ATGAATGCACTTCTTCTTCTTGGAGCCCTCTCGTCTATTCTGATACTAATCATCCTGATACTGTATTTCGAACTCCAATCGCTCCGGAAGAAGCTCCTAGCAAAGGAATTCCAGATCCAGGAAACACTGCAAAGAGCTAGCTCCACGTTCAGCGAAGCCATGGCAATGAGAGAAGAAGCACAGAGGATGAAGGAGGATCTGGAACGACGGGTAGACGAAGCGCGGAGGGAATCCGTCCAGAAGAGCAAGGAGGTTGTAGCTGGAAAGGTCACGGAACAGCTAGCCCCGTTTTTTCCAAATTTCAAGTACAATCCAAGGGATGTAAGGTTCATAGGCACGCCAATAGATCTGGTTGTATTCAATGGGCTTGATTCCGGGAAGGTGGAATCAATAGTGTTCATGGAGATAAAGACTGGAAACTCGAGGATGACGGAGAGGGAAAGGAGCGTCAAGGAGGCCATAGATGCTTCGCGGGTATCGTTTGAGATATTGAGAATAGACTCAACCTTAGATCAGGTGGAATGA
- a CDS encoding Eco57I restriction-modification methylase domain-containing protein produces MKSDQEDVNRRRDLGVHLTPEDIFQRYIYPMISDKLYHYAWMDLFCGEGNLILPILNYIPYEDRVPFFSKHIFMFDIQEEMIERAVKRSKEYGIPEDIASRNIRKNDSLANYPKIESDFPPFHITNPPYLYIGYIAKRKVERLMRYFNSENSGLQDLYQIALANDLRNGIERMIYILPTNFIFSEAGSNFARRMILSSYTIKEALLFERRIFHHTGMNVGIFHFSRITGNNDNIDFRARKIGTNERSITYSLKKSNDYRAGAGFDDYVRSHRREGNFDAGFYLHYEDLLMNSGENEVLLVNSKEYDGRTYRVERFLVNEWMYSRIMNNPLFVRTIDSGRWDGRAGLYPVRDFFDADGVYVRGQTYRTNPIQIFLRPEIDAKMALKLGKVFNERLEMLRASLDSDFMTTYKYTDSSPYVRKYLGLKHVRNLINTISPADLEGHE; encoded by the coding sequence ATGAAAAGTGATCAAGAAGATGTCAACAGAAGACGTGATCTCGGGGTTCACCTTACACCAGAGGATATATTTCAAAGATACATTTACCCGATGATATCTGATAAATTATATCATTATGCGTGGATGGATCTGTTCTGTGGCGAGGGGAATCTTATCCTTCCCATCCTTAACTATATACCATATGAAGACCGCGTGCCATTCTTCTCGAAGCACATCTTCATGTTCGATATACAGGAGGAAATGATAGAAAGAGCTGTAAAAAGATCAAAAGAATATGGTATACCGGAAGATATTGCGTCGAGAAATATAAGGAAAAACGACTCGCTTGCCAATTATCCCAAGATCGAATCCGATTTTCCACCTTTTCACATAACAAATCCGCCTTATCTCTATATAGGCTATATCGCCAAAAGGAAGGTTGAAAGATTGATGAGATATTTCAATTCTGAAAATTCTGGGCTTCAGGATCTCTATCAGATAGCTCTAGCAAACGATCTGAGGAATGGCATAGAGAGGATGATATACATACTGCCAACAAATTTCATATTCTCAGAAGCTGGTTCGAACTTTGCAAGACGGATGATATTGAGTTCTTACACAATTAAAGAAGCCCTGTTATTTGAGAGGCGGATATTCCACCATACAGGCATGAACGTGGGCATATTCCATTTTTCCAGGATTACGGGCAATAATGATAATATTGATTTCAGGGCAAGAAAGATAGGAACCAATGAGAGAAGTATTACGTATTCATTGAAAAAATCAAACGATTACAGGGCTGGTGCAGGTTTCGATGATTACGTCAGATCGCATCGCAGAGAAGGTAACTTCGATGCAGGATTCTATCTTCACTATGAAGACCTTCTAATGAATTCTGGAGAAAATGAGGTCTTACTCGTCAATTCTAAAGAATACGATGGAAGGACCTATAGGGTTGAGCGCTTTCTTGTGAATGAGTGGATGTATTCCAGAATAATGAATAATCCACTGTTCGTCAGGACCATCGACAGTGGAAGATGGGATGGGAGGGCCGGACTTTATCCAGTTCGCGATTTTTTTGATGCAGATGGAGTTTATGTAAGGGGCCAGACATACAGGACAAATCCAATACAGATATTTCTTAGACCAGAGATCGATGCAAAGATGGCTCTAAAGCTTGGAAAGGTATTCAATGAAAGGCTTGAGATGCTGAGGGCTTCTCTTGACAGCGATTTCATGACCACGTACAAATATACAGATTCCTCACCATATGTCAGGAAATATCTTGGCCTGAAGCATGTCAGAAATCTCATCAACACTATATCGCCTGCAGATCTAGAGGGCCATGAGTGA
- a CDS encoding MFS transporter — translation MVQYKWVALSNTTIGVLMASINGTILMISLPAIFRGIDLNPFLPSSFQYLLWILMGYMVVTAVLLVTVGRLSDIYGRVRLFNFGFAIFTAGSILLFLTPGHGTTAALYLIVFRMIQAIGASFLFANSAAIITDAFPSNERGKAMGINQIAALAGSLIGLIVGGILATINWRYVFLVSVPVGALGTIWSYLKLKDQSVRRKDEKIDLPGNVTFAAGLTLILIGITYGLMPYGSSSMGWANPWVMASMISGAAMLIAFPFIELHVDQPMFDMHLFKYRGFTFGNFAGFFQSMGMGGVMFMVIILLQGIWLPLHGYSYSSVPFWAGIYTIPMMAGFVIFGPISGALSDRIGARFLTTLGMIVGAVAFILLTLFPYNFSYPPFAATLFMMGSGMGLFGAPNITAVMNSLPPHYRGTGSGMRSTLQNTGQTASMGIFFTIVLITLTSYLSSSFNTALAAAGASILIPVFDKIPATSALFSAFLGYNPMATILGLLPSSFSSLISPTSLSILEGTHWFPLALAPAFMKALHASFYAGAGILVIAALLSAFRGKRFIYGEDTEFKEKIQEKTETKVSAQVEVMRDGKK, via the coding sequence ATGGTTCAGTACAAATGGGTTGCGCTCTCGAACACAACCATTGGAGTCCTTATGGCTTCGATTAACGGTACAATTCTTATGATCTCGCTGCCAGCCATATTCAGAGGTATAGACCTGAACCCATTCTTGCCTTCGTCATTCCAGTATCTCCTCTGGATCCTGATGGGATACATGGTTGTCACCGCTGTCCTTCTTGTTACGGTTGGCAGGCTTTCTGATATATATGGCAGAGTCAGATTGTTCAATTTCGGTTTTGCCATATTCACTGCGGGTTCCATACTGCTGTTCCTTACTCCAGGTCATGGAACAACGGCTGCCCTGTATCTCATCGTCTTCAGAATGATACAGGCTATCGGTGCATCTTTCCTCTTTGCGAATTCAGCGGCGATAATAACAGACGCATTTCCATCAAATGAGAGGGGTAAGGCTATGGGCATAAACCAGATCGCAGCCCTGGCCGGATCGCTGATAGGTCTGATCGTGGGTGGAATACTGGCCACGATAAACTGGCGCTACGTCTTTCTCGTCAGCGTTCCTGTAGGTGCACTAGGTACAATATGGTCCTATCTGAAGCTCAAGGATCAGTCCGTCAGGAGAAAAGATGAAAAGATCGATCTGCCAGGTAACGTCACCTTTGCAGCTGGATTGACGCTTATATTAATAGGCATAACCTATGGTCTGATGCCATACGGATCATCAAGCATGGGATGGGCAAATCCATGGGTCATGGCATCCATGATATCTGGGGCCGCCATGCTCATAGCTTTTCCGTTCATCGAACTTCATGTGGATCAGCCAATGTTTGACATGCATCTGTTCAAATACAGGGGCTTTACGTTCGGTAATTTCGCCGGATTCTTTCAGTCCATGGGAATGGGTGGGGTCATGTTCATGGTCATCATACTGCTGCAGGGCATATGGCTGCCTCTCCATGGATATTCCTATTCATCCGTCCCATTCTGGGCAGGAATATACACAATACCCATGATGGCAGGCTTCGTAATATTTGGTCCGATAAGCGGTGCCCTATCGGATAGAATAGGCGCCAGGTTCCTGACAACCCTAGGAATGATCGTCGGTGCCGTGGCATTCATACTTCTTACATTATTCCCGTACAACTTCAGCTATCCGCCATTCGCCGCTACGCTGTTCATGATGGGCTCAGGCATGGGACTATTTGGAGCTCCAAACATCACTGCAGTGATGAATTCTCTTCCCCCTCACTACCGTGGCACAGGGTCAGGTATGAGATCTACGCTGCAAAATACTGGACAGACTGCCAGTATGGGTATATTCTTCACAATAGTACTCATCACTCTCACATCGTATCTCTCATCATCATTCAACACGGCTTTGGCTGCTGCTGGAGCATCTATTCTCATCCCTGTATTCGACAAGATACCTGCCACTTCAGCACTGTTCTCAGCGTTCCTTGGATATAACCCAATGGCGACCATACTCGGTCTTCTACCATCTTCATTTTCTTCACTCATAAGCCCGACATCACTTTCGATCCTTGAAGGTACGCATTGGTTCCCCCTGGCGCTTGCTCCAGCATTCATGAAGGCTCTGCATGCCTCGTTCTATGCTGGTGCAGGAATTCTTGTGATAGCTGCTCTACTGTCCGCATTCAGAGGAAAGAGATTCATCTATGGCGAAGACACAGAATTTAAGGAGAAGATCCAAGAAAAGACTGAAACCAAGGTATCAGCGCAGGTTGAAGTAATGAGGGATGGAAAGAAATGA
- a CDS encoding MarR family winged helix-turn-helix transcriptional regulator encodes MMEEDCETLMDIWHHFARVYILGKKRMEDSLQIMQLKPIEVRILHHLSEENSNVNRLAEMNFVTPAWITGVLDDLESKGFIERSRNPADRRVVNVEITERGRQVLTESHRIYINFIRESISSFSREEIDEFTRLLKKIEESLGELPLS; translated from the coding sequence ATGATGGAAGAGGATTGCGAGACACTGATGGATATCTGGCATCATTTTGCCAGAGTTTATATACTTGGAAAGAAAAGAATGGAGGATAGTCTCCAGATCATGCAGTTGAAGCCTATAGAGGTACGAATACTCCACCACCTTTCGGAGGAAAACTCAAATGTGAACAGGCTTGCAGAGATGAACTTTGTAACTCCAGCATGGATAACTGGCGTGCTTGACGATCTTGAAAGCAAAGGTTTCATAGAAAGATCCAGGAACCCAGCAGACAGGAGGGTAGTGAACGTGGAAATCACAGAAAGGGGAAGGCAGGTTCTAACTGAGAGTCATCGCATATACATCAATTTTATCAGGGAATCGATCAGTTCTTTCAGCAGGGAAGAGATAGACGAGTTCACCAGGCTTCTGAAGAAGATCGAAGAGAGCCTTGGTGAGCTGCCCCTC